tagcatatatttatttagcagTATCGGTAATTTGTTTCCgcaggaaatatttaaaaattttaaacagatGTATATATAGTGATTTAGCGGCTTTTGTATTGGAAAAGGCCTTAACGCGTGTGAAGCCGTGAGCAATAATTAGTGGAATATTAGTACTGCTTTCAATTGTTCATACATCTGCAAAAAATGGCAAAAAAGAACAGGAATTTTACTCTATTTTTAGTTTTTCGACATCGTGGTTCATACTAAATAaatctttgatatattttattttctatttttctccTTAAAGACTATCAAATAAGACAACGCGGGTCAAGAAGACAATTTGAAGTTGGTTAGTAAAGCAAATCTGAGATTTTAGGGCAGAGCGTGAGCGTGTTTATCaaatagtttttactttttgtattgtatccactatttttattatttgacagaGGCAAAAACACCAACAGATAAACGGTTGgagtcataatataaaagaagaagaagaaatttTTGGTACTGAGTACTGAAAAAACAAATACGTTGAACAGTATTTAATTGCATcgtttaaaaatgctttattcgaTGTAAACGTATGGAGTGAGGTAATTATGCATTTGCGCAGGTCGCTGAAGCCTTATAATTATGGACTCATTTCTATGTTTTACCTACGCGGCACTACACTATAATCTGGCTTCGACTGAATCCTATTTAATGCGTACACTGTAAAACTCTAACTAATAATGCTTATCCTACTTTGCTACTTATATTATAGGTAAATGCGTAGCATTGAGAAGATGTTTTGACTTTTTGCCATGGATTGAACCGTTCTACATTAATGCCAACTACGTATTTAAATCTATGAATTTGGAATTTATAGACTCTAGTATACTAATGACCATATATAAGATATACAGTTCCATACAGGCTAGGCTACTAGTTCGGTAAAATGCACACCGGGTCTTTTAGTCCGTTAATAAACTTCCACGTGAGGGATACCtgaagcaaaagctagttttatagaTTTCCTTACAATCCGGTCAATTGTAGATATTAGTAGTCAGCAGTTCGTAGTGTGTATTACGTGATTTAGATCAGCACAATAGGCGGTAGAACTTTGACGTACTAAATACACCAATCATAATATAGTACTTATAGAAtgttctggaaatctttgggggagaccgatgttcagcagtagacatcctgcgactgattatattttgatgatgatgatgaagatagTATTTGTGCGATCTATTGTCTCAAATGACTGAAGAGTATTGTCCTATGTGTCATATATTTCGTATATATATCTTAGAGGAATTACTCACGTGATAGCAACCGCTACGACGGCACATAGACAGCAGTCACCCCAAAGTTTTGGCGCTCAACTATGTTCgttatatgatatatttattaacttttgctcgcggcttcgcccacgttttagagttttctaggataaaagtcccgtcatatgtttttctgggataaaagtagcctgtgtccttcccagggtcaaaCTATTTTCATATCAACCTTCATTTCGAAATctgttaggtagtttttgagtttatcgcgttcagacacgCAAACTGGCGGcggcggactttgttttataatatattagcatttgctcgcggcttcgcccggctcaaggagttttctgggataaaattcccgctataaattttcccggGGGAGAAAGTAGCCTATTCCCatacgaaatttcataaaaatccgttcaatagattttgaggaaatcgatAACATGCAGATACATAgaaatggctcactattttggttaTAGTGGCTTCGATATAAAAGGTAGATATGCTGTcgtggacttttatttagaactatttaagacaaacaatcctacggtacatcatttTTGTCTAACTCGAACGGTTATTAGGCAGCAgacgccaagatagcattttttccGACATGCTTGATATGTATCGTCATATCGACGCTGGAAAGCAAACACGTAGTAACTGACATGtacggtatttttattgcatcattggaatcagaaaattaaaacacgtcGAATGGTTTTCAAGTAACTGtaagattaataataacaaaaataggatttttaaaatttacctatttttctttttgtaccACAAaacgctgtaagtaacaaaaaaactgttaatattttttgttatgttacttACGACAattcattttctataaaaaaatttaacctattatttacatcatcagtaatagggtatttgacactggtggaaataaaatatgaaacttagTTATAACGAAAGGCTATACAATGAGcgattttatagtattttttataataataataataactcgtaaatgtaataattttgaaaaaaaatttacgatTTTTAATCTATGTGTCACgtgattaaaaaatcaaatcacATTGCGTGACGTCataagtaaacataatatgGCCGCAACCAGAAATGTCATTCCTGTTATGTCATCTTATGTGACAATTGACATAAGTGACATGTTTTttgtagtataatattaaaaccagaattaattaaaaccgtATATAGAGTAAGAGAGataaaatctgattaaaacACGCTATATTCGCTGTCAAAAAGCATAATATATTCTACACAATTATGGAAGCTGGGTACTTGAAAGCCGATAGTGCAAATTTACCTAATATCGATGCCTTCATGGTGGCAAGCTTTTTCGGATCAAGCTCAGATTATAATGCATCAGAATTTCGAAACGTCAAGACCTCTgcgtatgtatattttatacaataaaacatgAACTGTAAATTTACTATTAACTTTTAAGTTGTTTGGAAGAACGCGGTTGATATTTTGAACTTGCAATGTTTcctattttatacatttcataTAACGGATATTTGGGCTTTTTGCAGATCGTCGCGGCAATCATATGGTGATGATGCGATTGGATATGTACAACTACGACGAGATTCTAATATTTGTACAGTGAAATGCAAAGTTTGTCCAGAACATCGACTGCGATCTAAATCTTATGCTGCAACAATGGTGGTGGATGAGGAGGAAGGCAAAATAGTAAGTGTACAGTGTCACGATTGTGCGGCATCTCAAGGTGGATGTAAACATGCGGTTGCCTTCCTGATGTGGGTGTACAGAAGAAGTGAGGAACCATCTTCTACGTCAGTTGATTGTTATTGGAAGAAACCAACATTGGCACATGTTGGCACTACATTGAAATTTATGACAAGCAAAAGAACTTTCGAAGACAGCTCCTATTTGCTCACTGAACATTTCACCCAATTTGTTGTTAACAGAATTTGTACAAGAAGCTCAAAATAGGAATATTAATTCCTGcctaattttaaaacatcaaaCAGATTACAAAATACCAGATTTGAAAAAGCTATCTTtgcattatttaatttgtacataTGGTGATAGCGACTGTAAtcgttttttaagtaaaatatcgCATGTATTTACTCAATCAAATATAGACAAACTTGAGGAAAAAACACGAGGTCAACATCTAAGTGATTTATGGCATGAAATGAGGTATGGGAGAGTTACTGGATCAATTGCATTCAGTGCCAGCCGATGTAAAACTGAAGACGGGTCGCTAATAGCGACCATTATGGAGCTAGGATACCTGAAAGCGAAAGCCATGAAAAGAGGATGTGTTTTAGAAGAAGAAGTGAAAAAATGTGTGTCACAACAACTtggtaagaaaataaaacaatgtggCTTAATTATATCACAACAATATCCATATATTGCTGCAAGTCCTGATGGTATCTGTGATAACACTATAGTTGTTGAGATTAAATGTCCAACAActgaaaaacttttaaaaattatataaggaCAATAATATTACAGACAAATTTATGACACAAATCCAACTACAAATGTttgtatcaatttaaaaaatgttacttttgtGTGGCCGACTGGAAGTTTGAGACCAGTGGAATAGTCCACATAATATCTATTGATTATAATCCacaattggtaaaaaaaattatccaggATTTAACATTGTTTTGGATAAAGAATGTGTATAGTTTGTTATatgaaaattcaaaataaataaaacagatgtGAATTGAAAGAttgtttaatttacaaaatctatttttttataagttccTGTTGGAGATTAATTAGTGCACATGCAATAATTACATTCATCCAGTACTCTAATTATATTATGGTTAACCCGCAGATGTGGCTTTAATAATGAGAATTCACGCAATCTCCTTATTACTCTTTCTATGTGTATCCTCAGACAAGCAATTTCTTTAGTCTTTCGCACTTCTTGTTTACTTGGTTTTAAAGTAGAAGAAACACTTGGTGGTCTAATTAAATGACACCCTTGTTGGGATAATATACAATCAATGTTTTAAATCCCTGTCAGCCAAGACACAGTTTCAGAGCTTAGTTGTTCTAGAAACTTGCTCCTCTCAACCAATAGAGTGTCACTTATTCTTCCACCAAATCCCTGGGAAACAAAATTAACTGCATCAGGTGTactagatattaaatattttatggtattCGCCTTCTTATACTCGGACCATGATAATGCTTGTTGGAGAGACTTGCTAGGTTTTTGTATCTCAATTTCGAAGGCATCTATTATGCATGTCACTTTATTATAGTGATGCCTGAATGCCATGGGCAAGttcatttttaagttatttctaTTCAGTCTTACTAAGAaggatctaaaaaaatatgctaatattggaatgttttttaaaaaaattttgcTAGCATATGAAGTGCTCATTCCAAATTCATCAGCAAGTTCTGTGAACTTGGTATCTaggcgtattttttttaaacacaataaaatgtgATGTCTTTGTATCTTTGTGTGCTTTGTTAACAGAtcaataagaaaataaagaCCTTCAGGCACACCTATATAAAAGCGtggatttttcaattttaacaaTGTGCAACTAAGAGCTAATTTGTAATCATTTTCTTTTCGAATCTTTGCATCTTCTTCATTTAAACTACTGCAATCTGATGAAAGTTTTGGCAGAACAGAAAGAATGGATGATGATGGAGATGGTTCTTGACACTGTCTAATGGTACTGCAAATGATGATGCATCAGACTTCTCttcttgaataaatatttttttagagtatCCCGATGTTGATGGCCTTTCTTTGTAcactttttcaattttaaatggtGATAACGCTATGGAAACAGCACATACTTTAGGTGATGTTTGTGCGTCTCGTACCTTGAAAATAGTTTGTGTATTTTTACTTCGAACAAATTTAGTTTGTACATATGCTTGGACAGCTTTGTGTTGTTTTGCAATGAGGCACCTCTGGACAGCTTTTCTTTAGAACTACAATTATCtgcaatatttgaaaatcaaataaatacttaagcaattgaatataatattgtaactatGTAACCTTtacatgaaacaataaaatttaataaaaccacaaaatcTTAATTTAACACAACagaataatatgaaaatggATATTACGTATGACTAGCTTATTTTAACCGTTTACCCAGCGCACGAAACGGTaactctcaaaacgaataaattttccccgtttttgcaacatgtttcattactgctctgctcctattgggtatagcgagatgatatatagcctatagcactccacgaacaaagggctatccaacacaaaaatatttttcagattgacccgtagttcctgagattagccgcattcaaacaaacaaactcttcagctttatatatatagtatagatatgatattttatattagttaccTAATGTATTAGATGAAGCTTGCATCGATACATCAAATGGTGTAGTAACATTAACTGCTGGAATCACTAATGTAGACTCATCAGTTTcctttattatattcaatttgcGACACTTATTAACATGTGGTGGTGAAGGACTTGCTGATCTTTTTTATCAGTTCCACAAATGAATTTTGAGGGAGACAGCCAGTTTTCATTCTGATTTTTTACTGAAcccataattttatattgtgtgtAATTTTCCATATCATTAGGCAGCTGAAAAAATAGAGGTTAAgtatataggtaaataaaatctttaacataagtaaaaacCTTACTACCTATCTAAGCATTTTAGAAAAGAAgtattatgttttctttaaattaataatagtttatcgATTTTATTGCCACATAAGTTTAAAACGGtaatacttacatcaaagtgatcttCGCAAAAAATAAATCGGTGAACTTGTTGATATTTGAGAAGCATCATGTCTCACAAGTCGCAACCAACTTAAGCCAATTCAGCATTTCTCGgcacattaataaatatttttaggtgtGGTTACCGAAGTATTGATACAATGAGGTACCATACACCGTTGATAGTTTTTACGTTCCATAATAAAATTCAGGTTATTTTCGAAGCAacgaaaataatgattataagtACTCAGTAACTACACGGCAAGATGTTGTTGAATGATTTTTGACAGTTGACACCTTAGCCTTCGGTGAACTGTCATATTGGTAACATCGACGTCACAAAATGGCGACCATTACGCTTCGCGCCTTTTTGGCACGatatttaaagttcaaaattaaaACGCTTTTTTACCATTAAATACTCTAattgagttaaaaatatttttcctattaaatataacccaaattcattttcatttaagCTGTTAAcctaaaatttacataatcagTATTCCATATCTTATGCTGGTTACTACATTTTTGCTGCTcgtaaattttgattatttgaGTTTACATCATTTAGTGGgcgatatgtttttaaatggtaGTGTTTACTACGCTTTGTACGGTATTCAGTTTTTGGTCGAGACCTTTACAGTATTCACAAGGATcctatttaaaaagtaagttaGGTTTACAGCACTACTAAAGATTGTAGGCTTAACACATTGCGGATTTACGTCTTATGATCGGCGCCACCGCAGACATTCCTTTGATTCTTACGCCACGTCTTATTGCGGGTTTTGAAGTGGAAGTGTACGGCGATTTGTAGTGAGaatttttatactgaaaaataGTAAGCGAGAAAACGAAATCGAATATAGGCCAAgtaagtacaatattattatcttagaaCTTTTATTACTTGTGCAATTTTTGTTACGtaagcattataatttttaccgaaattatttagaattaattacacaataattattctttccAAAATCTTAGCTGATAATCTcgctaaaatatacaaattactcTTTTAGATGGTGGCACAACGAATAAGGTGGTGAGAGACCTCACGAGAtggtttttaatatgaaaaatcaaCGAAAAATCTAAGATAAGTAAATAGTCTCGAAGGAAAGGGTATAATTATAGATCAAAATAGAAATTTAGTACATACAGCATGATGCTgtattttaacaacaaaaagTCAAGTCTATTCAAAGTATCTCTCCTGACGGATTTGGTTCAATATAATCAaatgaaattgaatataatagtcCTAATTGGACGACACTTGAATCATATGAAGTAGGAGTAATTATTGAACGTAACTTTGGAGCTGAGGTTGGAAATGCTAACGAAAGAATAGTAGTAACCACTATTTTTTACTTAACGTACACTTATTTTTGGAATCTACGTTTAGAAATAACGCAGCaggcaaatattaaaaagatatttaaagaaTTAGAAAATATAGACGTTATGACAAAGAAAAGATTAAACGGAATCAAAGAAAAATTCCAATGTTTCTAGACACAAACGATGATATATtaagacacgcccctgtctcagaCTTTGCTAAATCGGAAGATG
This genomic window from Manduca sexta isolate Smith_Timp_Sample1 unplaced genomic scaffold, JHU_Msex_v1.0 HiC_scaffold_3471, whole genome shotgun sequence contains:
- the LOC115445647 gene encoding uncharacterized protein LOC115445647; this encodes MEAGYLKADSANLPNIDAFMVASFFGSSSDYNASEFRNVKTSASSRQSYGDDAIGYVQLRRDSNICTVKCKVCPEHRLRSKSYAATMVVDEEEGKIVSVQCHDCAASQGGCKHAVAFLMWVYRRSEEPSSTSVDCYWKKPTLAHVGTTLKFMTSKRTFEDSSYLLTEHFTQFVVNRICTRSSK